The sequence GCGAACGGCCGGGACGCGGCGGACGGGTCCGCGGTGCGCGTGGACAGCGCGCCCATCTGCGCGAAGGCCGTCACCACCAGGGGGGTCAGCACGGACTCGGCGCCGCCCGCGATCACGATGTCGCACCGGCCGGTGGCCAGGAGGTCGTGGGCGGTGGCGAGGGCGGTGGCGCCCGAGGCGCAGGCCGTGGCCGGGGCGAGGCTCGGGCCGCGGGCCCCCAGGTCGATGGCGATCTCGCCGGCGGCCGCGTTGGGCATCATCATCGGGGCGAGGAGCGGGGAGACGGCCTGCGGGCCGCCGCTGTCGAGCCTGCGGACGTTGTCCACGAGGGCGGTGACGCCGCCGACGCCGACGCCCAGCACGACGCCCACCCGGTCGCCGTCCCAGCCCGGCGGGCGCAGCCCGGCGTCGGCGACGGCGCGGCGCGCGGCGACCAGGGCCAGCTTCACGAACCGCGCCATCCGCCAGCCGGCCCGCCCGCCGACCGCTTCGTCCAGGTCGCTCCCGTCGGCCCGGCAGGCGAAGTCGGCCGGCAGACCGGCCAGTTCCGTACAGTGCCTGGCCACCGACCTGCCCGCGCACAGGCCGGCCCAGAAGGCGTCCTCGTCGGCGCCCACGGGCGTCACCAGGCCCAGGCCGGTCACCACGGTCGTGTCCTTCTCCCGCGCCATGCCGCGGACCTCCCCTGCCTCGTTCGGACCCACCGAAGGGCCAACGCGGCAGGCACCGCCGAGGGTGCGGGCAGCCGGCCCGAATGTGTCCGCCGGCGGGCGGCCGGTGTCCTCAGTTCTCCAGGGCGTCGGCCACGAGCTCCAGGAACCTGGCGTGGGCATGGGCGCTGCACACCGGTTCCGGGTTCCACGGCACCACCCGGGCCGCGCCCGCGACGGCCGTCCAGCCGGCGTTGGACCGAAGCTCGTCCAGCGGCGTGGCGTTGGACCGGATGTCGGCGAGGACGACGGCGGGGCGCAGGCCGGCGGCCTCGGTGTAGGCGGTCGTGGACCAGTTGGCACCGGGCCCTTCGGCGGGCTCCACGAGGTTGACGCCCAGTTCGCTCAGCACCCGCAGCTCGGGCCACATGCGGGGGCGGGCCAGGTGCGCCTGTTCCTGGCCCGCCGGTGACAGAGCGAGGACCGTCGGCCCGTCACCTCCCGCGTTGAGCGCGCGCAGCCGGTTCCTGGCGGCGTCCAGCTCCCGGGTCGCCGCCGCGGGCTCCTCGGCGCCGAGCGAGCGGGCCAGTTGGGCGAAGCGCTCACCGATCTCGGCGAGGGTGCGCGCCTGGCCGACGTCGATGACGACGACGGGGACGTGGCCCTCCAGGTGTTTGGCGGTCTCCGGGTCAAGGCCGTAGACCTGGCCGCCGCCGTAGCTGACGGCGACCACGAGGTCCGGCGCGCCGCGCAGCAGCGCGTCCACGTCCAGGGTGGGGCCCGCCCCGGCGTACGCGATCTCGTCCAGGGGGAGCGAGCCGGTCTTCGCCGCGTCGGGCGCGGCGGGGTCGTCGTGGCCGGAGCCGAACAGGCCGGCCGGCCGTATCCCGTGGTCCCACAGGGTCGCGCCTGCCTGGATGTAGGCGAGCACCCGCTGCGGGCGCTCGTCGCGGGCCGCCAACTGCCCGCGGTCGTCGGTGAACTGCCACCCGGTCCGTTCCCTCACGTCACACGCCTCCCAGCCGGAACGCCGCCCGGCGGCGGCGGTCAACGAGTACCTGCCCAGCGAATCCCGGCGGCACCCTCCGGAGTGACGAAAGGTCCTACAGATCCGCCTTGGTGCCCCGTACCAGGTAGGTGACGGGCCCGGGGTCGGGGACGTGGATCTCGCTGAAGCCGAGCCGGTCGTAGAAGGCCCTGGCCGGGGTGTTGGCGGTGAGCATGGACAGATGGACGCCCGCGACCCCTCTCGTGTTCAGGGCCGCGAGGAAGGTGCGCATCAGGTCCCTGCCGTACCCCTTGCGCTGCCAGTCGGGCAGCAGGTCGATGTGCAGGTGGGCGGGGTGGGCGGCGAGTTCGGGCAGGACCATCCGCTCGGGGTCGTGCAGGAGGGAGGCCATCTCGTCGGTGGGGCTGCGCGGCGGGCCTTCGGGGCGCGGATAGCGGTCCTCCACCCGGGGCAGCCACCGCTCGCGGAACTGCTTCACGAAGCGCGGTGTGTCGGCGGTGCCGAGGATGTATCCGACCGCGCGGCCGGTGCCGTCGTCGAGGACGAAGGTGAGGTCGGGCTCCAGGACTGCGTAGGGCGTGGCGAAGATCGACGGCACCAGTTCGGGGTCGGGGTACAGGTGCCGGACGTCGTCGCCGCCCGCGGCCGTGCGTATGCAGATGTCCGAGAGGGCGGCGCGGTCGCCGGGGTGGTAGGGCCGTGGGCCGGGGAGCTGGGTCACGGAGTCATCGTGCCGATTCTGAGAGCGCTCCCACAAGGGCCGGGCCGGATCTTCGCGGAGGATGTCACCGCGAAGAACCGGCCAGGGGCGGGGCGTTCTCAGGGATTGACGGCCGTCAGGAGGACGACGGCGTCCTCCAGGGCGAGCAGCCCGTGCCGCTCCTGCGGGATCGGGTGCAGGCGGCCGGGAGCCAGTTCCACGTCGCCGGACGCGGCGGTGAGCCGGACCGAGCCGCGCAGCACCTGGAGCGAGGCGGCGGGCGGGGCGTTGTGCTCGTCGAGCGCGGAGCCCGAGGTCAGCGCGATGACGGTCTGGCGCAGCGGGTCCTGGTGGAGCAGGAGGTGGGCGCTGCGGCCGTGCGGGGAGGTGCGGGCGGCGGCCAGGTGCTCGGCGGCGAGGGCGTTCAGATCGTTGGGAGCGTCCATATGCCCACTGTGCCGCAGCCCCGGCCCGGCCGCGAACCTGCGGCCCGGTCACGGTCGCGCTCCCACGCGTCCGCGACCGGGCCGGGGTGCGGCCGCGGCGGTGTCAGGCGCGCAGCCACACCGCCGTGTCCTGCGGGAGGCGTCCCGTCTCGTCCAGGGGGCCGCTGGCGAGCAGCAGCGCGCTGTGCGGGGGCAGGGCCGCGGCGTCGGCGGCCAGGTTGACGACGCACAGGAGTCCGTCGGTACGGGCGAAGGCGAGCACGCCGGGCGCGGCGTCCAGCCAGGTCAGCCGCTGGATGCCGGGCTCCCCTCCGGTCCCGAAGCCGGGTTCGGCACGCCGCAGCCGCAGGGCCTCGCGGTAGAGGCCGAGCATCGAGTCCGGGTCCGTGTTCTGCACGTCCGCGGCGTACCCGGACCAGCCGTCCGGCTGCGGGAGCCAGGGGTCCGTGGTGGCCCCGAATCCGGCGTACGGTTCGCCGGCCGCCCAGGGCAGCGGGACGCGGCAGCCGTCCCGGCCCGGGTCGGTGCCGTTCTTGCGGAAGTGCATCGGGTCCTGGATGCGGTCCAGCGGGATGTCGGCCTCCGGCAGCCCGAGTTCCTCGCCCTGGTAGAGGTAGGCCGCGCCGGGCAGGGCCAGCGAGAGGAGGGCCGCGGCGCGGGCCCGGCGAGTGCCGAGAGCCAGGTCGGTGGGCGTGCCGAAGGTCTTGGCCGCGAAGTCGAACCCGGTCTCCGCGCGGCCGTAGCGGGTGACGGTCCGGGTCACGTCGTGGTTGCACAGCACCCAGGTGGCGGGCGCGCCGACCGAGGCGTGCTCGGCGAGGGTGTCGTCGATGGCGGTCCGGAGCAGCCCGGCCTCCCAGGGGCAGGCCAGGAAGTTGAAGTTGAAGGCGGTGTGCAGTTCGTCGGGGCGCAGGTAGCGGGCGAACCGCTCGGTGTCGGGGAGCCAGACCTCGCCGACGAAGACCCCGCCGTACTCGTCGGCTATGGCGCGCCAGGAGCGGTAGATGTCGTGCAGTTCGTCCCGGTCCACGAAGGGGTGCGGGTCGGTGCCGATGACGAAGTCGGGCAGCGCGGGGTCCTTGGCGAGCAGGGCGGCGGAGTCGATGCGCACGCCGGCGACGCCGCGTTCGAACCAGAAGCGCAGCACGTCCTCGTGCTCCTGGCGGACGGCGGGGTGGGCCCAGTTGAGGTCGGGCTGCTGGGTGGCGAAGAGGTGGAGGTACCACTCGCCGTCCTCCAGCCTGGTCCAGGGGGTGCCGCCGAATTCGGAGACCCAGTCGTTGGGGGGGATCTCACCGTTCGCGCCGCGTCCCTTGCGGAAGTGGAAGAGGTCGCGCTCGGGGCTGCCGGAGCCGGCTTCGAGGGCGGCGCGGAACCAGGCGTGCTGGTCGGAGACGTGGTTGGGCACGATGTCAATGATGGTGCGGATGCCCAGTTCGCGGGCCTCGGCGATCAGTTTCTCGGCTTCGGCGAGGGTGCCGAAGGCGGGGTCGATCGTGCGGTAGTCGGCCACGTCGTAGCCGCCGTCGGCCAGGGGCGACAGGTACCAGGGGGTGAACCAGAGCGCGTCCACGCCCAGTTCCACGAGGTAGGGAAGCTTGGCCCGTACCCCCGCCAGGTCGCCGGTACCGTCGCCGTCGCCGTCGGCGAAGCTGCGTACGTAGATCTGGTAGATGGCGGCGTCGCGCCACCAGTGTGCGGTGGCCTCGGACGGACGGTTGGCTGCCACGTGGCGTTCCTTTCGGGCAGGTGGTACTCCGCCGCCGGCCCGGCAAGCGGGGCAGGATGGAAGGGCCGGCGGCGGAGTGCTGAGGGGGTGGCGGTCCGGGGGCGTGCCCCCGGGGCGGGGGTCAGCCCTTGAGGCCGCCCGCGGTCAGACCGCTCATGATGTTGCGCTGGAAGATCAGGAAGATGAGCAGCGTGGGGATCGAGGCGATGGTGAGTGCGGCGATGAGGACGTTCTCCGGTACACCGCTGGCCAGTGAGTAGATGCCCACGTTGAGCGTCTGCTTGTTCGGGTCGGGCAGGGTGAGCATCGGCCAGAGGAAGTCCTTCCACACGCCGACGACGGCGAAGATGGAGACGACTCCGAGGATCGGCCGGGAGATGGGCAGGACGATCGAGCGCAGGGTGCGCAGGGGTGAGGCGCCGTCCATGGCGGCGGCGTCGAGCAGTTCGCCGGGGATGGAGTCGAAGAACCGCTTCAGCAGGAAGATGTTGAAGGCGTTGGTGACCGACGGCAGCCAGATTGCCCAGGGCGAGTTGACGAGGTTCCGCTGGAAGACGGGCACGTCCAGGACCGTGAGGTACTGCGGGACGACGAGCACGGTGGCGGGGATCATCAGGGTGGCCAGCATCATGCCGAGGATGACCTTGCCGAACACCGGCCGCAGCTTGGAGAGCGAGTAGGCGGCCGCGACGTCGAAGATCAGCTGGAAGGCGAGCGCTCCGAAGGCGTAGTACAGGGTGTTGAAGAGCAGCCTGGACAGGTCCATCACGGTCCAGGCCTGCTTGTAGTTCTCGGTGTGGATGGAGCTGGGGAAGGCGGTGGGCGGGCTCTGCACCACTTCCTGGGTGGTCTTGAGGCCGCCGGTGACCATCCAGTACAGGGGGCCGAGGAAGACCACCGTGAACAGGACCATCACCAGGGCGAAGACGACCCAGTAGAAGACCTTGCCGCGGCGTCTGCCGAGCTGGGCCGGTGAGATCAGGGTGCGCTGCCGGCTGCGGTCGGCGGCGCCCTCGTTCCCGCGCCGGGCCGACTTGCGTGCGGTGCTCCCGCGCCGGGAGACCAGCGTGTTCGATGCCATGGTGTGCTCCCGTCCTAGTCTTCGCTGCTGCGGCTCAGTCGTACGTACACCGCGGAGAAGCCCGCGAGGACGACGAGCAGGACGAGGCCGAGTGCCGCCGCGCTGCCGTAGTTGTTGAAGTTGAAGGCGTACTGGTAGATGAGGTAGACGACGGTGGTGGTGGAGCCCTCGGGGCCGGCGCCGTTGGTGAGCAGGAAAGGTTCGGTGAAGACCTGCATCGTCGCGATGATCTGCATGAGCAGCAGCAGCGAGAGGATGAGGCGGGTCTGCGGGATGGTGACGTGCCAGATCTTGCGCAGCAGTCCCGCGCCGTCGAGCTCGGCCGCCTCGTACAGCTCGCCCGGGATGCCCTGGAGCGCGGCGAGGTAGATGAGCGTCGCGCCGCCCATGTTCATCCAGGTCGCCGCGATGACGACGGAGAGCATCGAGGTGGTGGTGTCCTGGAGCCATTGCTGTTCGGGCAGGTGGAAGATGGCCAGGATGCGGTTGAAGAGGCCGTAGCCGGGGTCGTAGAAGTACTTGAAGAGCAGGACCGAGGCGACCGGCGGCAGCATCACGGGGAGGTAGACCAGGAGCCGCAGGTAGCCCTGTCCGTGCCGGAACTCGTTGAGCACGACGGCGATGACGAACGGGACGAGGAAGCCGAGCAGCAGGGCGAGGACGGTGAACAGGAGGGTGTTGCGCCAGGCCTGCCAGAACGCCGGGTCGTTGAAGACGTACGTCAGGTTGGACCAGCCGGCCCAGGTGGTTTTGCCGTCCTCGTTCTTCTGGAAGGCCAGGATGAATTCCCGGACCATCGGATACCAGGAGAAGAGCGAGAAGCAGAGCACCGCTCCGATGAGGAAGCCGTGGGCTGAGATGTTGCGGCGCACGGCGCGCAGGAACTCCTCGCGGGCGGAGTCCCGGCGTGCGGGGCCTGAATGTCCTGGGCGAGGCCTGGTCGCCTTGCGGGGGGACAGGGTAGGGGCCGACATGGTGTCTCCTCGGTGCCGGTGAACGTCGAGCGCGGTACGCGCACGGGGTTCGGATGCGGGGCCGGGTCCGCGTGACCCGGCCCCGCGCGTCCGTTACTGGTTCGCCAGAACCTGGTTGACCTGCTTCTCGGCGGTGGACAGCAGCTTGTCGACGTCCGCGTTCTTGTTGGTCAGGACGCCGGACATGGCGTTGTCGAGGATCTTGTAGATCTCCTGCGCCTTCGGCGGCTCGGCCTTGCCGGGGACGGGGTTGTCCATGAAGGCCTTGAAGTTCTCGACGGGCATCGTCGCGTTCTCGGCGCGTGCGGCGTCGTCCTTGGTCTTGCTCTCACCGAGGAAGAAGTTCGGCTGCGGGAGGCCGACGGGGAGCTTGTCGGCCTTGGTGCGGGCCCAGTCGAACTGGCCCTTGCCGGGGGTGAGGTTCTTGAAGTTGAGCCAGGCGATGGCGGCCTTGATCTGGTCGGGCGAGCTGCCCTTCTTGATCAGGTAGTTGTTGCCGCCGAAGAGGGTTCCCTCGGCGCCGGGGATCGGGCCCAGGCCGAAGGTCTCGTACTCGGCACCGAGCTGCTGCACCATGTAGGCGATGTCGTCGGGCGCGGCGAGGAACATGCCGAGCTTGTCGCTGGCTATCTGCTTCTGGAGGTCGCCCCACTTCAGCAGCTGGGTCTTGCCCATGCTGTCGTCCTCCCAGCGCATGTCGTGCAGCTGCTGGAGGACCTGCTTGCCGTTGGCGTCGTTGAAGGCCGCCTTCTTGCCGGAGGCGTCGACGACGTCCCCGCCGAGGCCGAACTGGGTCGCGGCGAAGTGCCACCCGCCGTTGTTGCCGGCGCTGTACTCGCCGTAGCCGGAGATGCCCTTGCCCAGGCCCGCGATCTTCTTGGCGGCGGTGCGGACCTCCTCCCAGGTGGCCGGCGGCTTGTTCGGGTCGAGACCGGCCTCGGTGAAGAGCTTCCGGTTGATCATCAGGCCCATGGTGTAGTTGCTGGTCGGCAGGCCGTAGAGCTTGCCGTCCTTGCGGGCCACGTCGACGACCTGGGTCTGGATGTCCTTCAGCGCGGGCACCGTCTTGTCGGTGACGTACGCGGAGATGTCCTCGGCCCCGTCGTTGTCCAGGACCTGCTGGAGGTCACTGAAGTACGCGTAGAAGACGTCGGGCTGCGACTTCCCCTTCAGCATGGCGGTGAAGCGGGGCGGCTCGTTGCACTGGCCCGGGGTCGACTTCCCGTTGATCGTGACGTTCGGGTACTTCTCGTTGAACGTCTTGATGTCCTCGTTCCACTCACGCAGCTCCGCGGCCTTGGCCGCCGGCGGCATGCAGTCGATCGAGATCGTCACCTTCGTCTTCGGGTCCAGCGGAGCCGAAGGGTCGGACGACCCCTTGGACGAGCTGCTCGAATCGTCGTCCTTGCTGCTGCTCGTGCCGCAGGAGGCGAGCGAGGTCAGGGCAAGTGCGGTGACAAGGGCAGCCGCGGAGGCACGGCTGATACGGCGTGTGCGGCGCAACCCAGCACTTCTCATCGATGATCCCCTTTGGGCATGAGCGTGGATGGCCCTCGGCCGACTGACTGCCGGGGCGAGGCACACTCAACCAGCGTCGACATGTGAACGCAATATCTCGCGCAGTTTTCGTAAAAGTTTGACAGTGCTCCGCACGCGGCATGCGGGATTCGGCGTGCGCGCAGCACGGAGCGCCGTCCGGCATGCCGGACGGCGCCCCTGTATGCGGTGCTTGTTACGGGTTGATGTTGATCTTCATGGTGGACGTCGTGTTCTTCACGTCCTGGGCGTTGCCGCTGAGCTTGAGCCCGTTGAAGGTGACCTCACCGACGGCGGGCCCCTGGCCGGCCTCCGGCATCTCGTTGGCCCACAGTCCGAAGCCGGACTTGGCGTCGAAGGCGTCACCGCTCTTGCGGGCGCCGGAGATGGAGATGTCGGTCAGGATCGTGTCCTTGATCGGGAACTGCGGCTGACCCCCCACGTAGTTGGTCTGGAACATGATGCCGCTGTACGTCGGGTCGACGATGTCGACGTGGTTGATGCGGATGCCCTGGAAGACCTTGGAGGCGGAGAACAGCCAGATGCCGGGGAAGGTCTGCGTACCCCAGAAATGACCGCCCGAGCGGACCACGGAGACGTTCTCGACCGTCGTCGGACCGGTCCCGAAGCCGTTCATCGGGTAGCCGAAGTCCAGCGAGCTGACCGTGATCCCGGAGTAGACCAGGGTGTCCTCGATGCGGATGTTGCGGAAGGTGTTGTCGTAGCCGCCGTAGACGGCGAGACCGGCCGCGCGCCAGGTCAGGAGCGAGGTGAGGTTCTCGTAGACGTTGTTCTTCATGTCCGAGCCGCCGGAGTCGATCGCCGAGAACAGCGCGAAACTGTCGTCCCCGGTGGCCCGCGACTCGATGTTGACGACGTGGTTGTCGGTCGAGCCGTTGGTCATGTTGATGCCGTCGGCGAACGTGTCCCGGATGCGGGAGTTCTTGATGGTGATGCTGTCGGTGTTGGCGCCCCAGTAGAGGCACACCGTGTGCTCGTTCCAGATGTTGTCGATCACCATGTCGGAGACGTTGGAGAAGTCGAACACCTTGCCCGGTCCGTCGATGCGCGAGGTGTAGTTGCCGAAGTACGCGAAGTTCGCGAACGTCGAGCCGTTGGCGCTGGCCTCGGCCCGGAAGCCGATGTCGGTGTTCTCCTGGGCCGAGGGCGCGTGGAACCTGGTGTACCAGGGCCCCGCCCCGATGATCCGGACGGCCTTGCCGTAGACCTGGAACTTGCTGGCGGTCTCGTAGTCACCGGCCGGCAGGTAGACGCCCACCAGCTTGCCCGTGGTGTCCATCCGCACCTTGTCCAGGGCGTTCTGGACGTCCTGGTGGGTGAAGCCGGCGGGAACGGCGTAGGCGGCCGGGTCCGGGTTGGCGGTCTGGGTGGCCTGCTCCAGGCTGATGAAGTCGATCGCGTAGGTGCTGGTGTTCGCCGCGTCCTTCTGGAGCCGGATCTTGCTGCCTGCCGGGACGGTCGTGCCCAGCAGCACGTTCGCCTCGTCGTAGATGTGCCGCGGCGAGCCCGCGCCCGGGGAGTTGCCTGGGCCGGTCTCGGCGCCGTACAGCCACGCGTACTTCGAGGTGAGGTCGATCGCCTTGAGGAACGTGCCGTCGACGTAGATGTTCAGCTTGGAGTCGATGCCGCCGCCGCCCGCGGAGTCCGGGATGGAGTAGCGGGCCACCAGGCTGTTGGTGCTGGCCCTCGTGGTGAACTCGACGTAGTTGCCGGTGTCGTTGAGCGTGACGGCCTTGCGGCCCGACGCCTCGCCCGCGAGGTCGCCGACGGTCCTGTTCGGTCCGACGACCTTCGCGCCGCCGCCGGTGACCGCGTCCTCCGCCTCGTAGGTGTCGTACGGCATGTCGGCACCGCGCCCGACGAAGAACGAGCTGCTCGCGGTGTTGTTCCCGCGCTTGACCGGAAGCTCGTTGGCGTCGTCCGCGATCACCGTCTTCACGGTGTACGAGCCGTTGGCCGCCGTCCACGAGCCCAGGTTCACCGGGGCGGTCGTGGCACCCGCGGCTATCGCGCCGCTGTAGCTGCCGGTGAGGGTCTTCACCGTGGCGCCCTTGGAGTCGAGCAGGGTCAGGGTGACGGCGTGGCTGCCCGAGGCGGACGCGACCGTGCCCTGGTTCCTGATGGCCGCGGAGAAGGTGACGTTGTCGCCCTCGGCCGGGGCGGACGGCGAGGTGGTGACCGCCGAGAGCACCAGGTCGGAGCTGTCGACCGGCTTGACGACCAGCCCGGCCGCGCTGGTGTAGGTGTTGTCGGTCTCATTCTGCTCGATGATCTCGTTGTCCGGGTCGGCCACGGCGCTGAGGGTGTACGTCCCCGCGTCGAGCGCCCCGATGTCCGCGCTCACCTGCGTAGAGGCCCCGGCGGCGAGCGCGCCCACGGAGGCGGTGGCCACCTTGGAGTCGCCGAGCCGGAATTCGAGCTTGCCCGCCGGAGCGGCGACGGCGCCGCTGTTGCGCACCGTCGCGGTGAGCTTCACCGGGTCCGACTCGACCGGCGCGGACGGGTCCGCGGTCAGGGCGCTGACCTGGAGGTTCGGGTTGGGGGCCGGGGCGCCCAGGACCTGGAACTCCGCGACCTGTCCGGCGGACGAGCCGGTGTTGGAGGTGAACTTCAGCTGGACGTCGGCGACCCGGGCGTCGACCGGAATGGTCACCGTGTTGCCGCTGCCGGGGCTGAAGGCGTAGTCCTTGGCGGCGACCAGGCCGGTGAAGGACGAGGCGCTCTGCTCACGGCCGAGCACCTGGATGTTCTGCGTCCTGGCGCCCCAGCTGCTGTCCGGGTTGAGCTTGACGACGACGCTCTGGGTGTCGGCGTTGGCGCCCAGCTTGACCGTGAGGGTGTTGGGGTAGCTGCCGCCCGCGCCCTCCCAGTAGGTGGAGAGCTGGTTGTCGTTGGCGTTCTCCGCGACGAACATGTGGACCACGGAGGAGGCGGCGATGGGCTTGCCGACGGCGAGGTCGGAGGCGGCGCCGGTGCTGCCGTTGCGGGTGACGGTGTTGCTGTCGCCCGAGACGTTGCCCGCCGCGTCCTTGGCCCGGACGAAGTACGACACGGTGGTGCCTGCGGGCTGGGTGTCGGTGTAGGTGGTGACATCGCCCGCGACGCTCTCGCGCAGCACGTTGTTGGCGTAGATGTCGTAGCCGGTGACGGCCTTGTTGTCGCTGGAGGCCTGCCAGACCAGCTTGATCTGCCCGGAGGCCGGCTCGGTGAAGCTCAGGTTCGCCGGTGCGGTGGGCGCCTGGGTGTCGCCGGTCCCCCCGCTGCGGGTGACGGTGTTGCTGTTGCCCGAGACGTTGCCCGCCGCGTCCTTGGCCCGGACGTAGTAGGACACGGTGGTGCCGGCCGGGCGGGTGTCGGTGTACGTGGTGACGTCACCGGCCACGCTGGTCAGCAGGGTGTTGTCGGCGTAGATGTCGTAGCCGGTGACGGCGGTGTCGTCCGTCGAGGCCTTCCAGGTCAGCCGGATCTGTCCGGTGGCCGGTTCGGTGTACGCCAGCTGGGCCGGCGCGCTCGGTGCCTGGGTGTCACCGGACTCGGGGCCGTAGATCTCCAGCTCGGAGACCTGGGCGCCGGGCTGGACGCTGTTGGCGCTGACCAGGACGCGCACATAGCGGGTGGTGGTGGCGTCGAAGGTGATCGTCGCCTTCTCACCGGCCGTGGGGCTGAAGGTGTACGCCTGGGCCTGGGTCAGGTCGGTGAAGTCCGTGCCGTTGGCGCTGCCCTGGATCTTCAGCGTCTGGCTGCGGGTCTCCCAGCCGTCCGGCAGGCGCAGCACCACGCGGTCGACCCGTACGGACGAGCCGAGATCGGCCTGGATCCACTGCGGCAGTTCGTTGTTGCGGCTCTCCCAGTAGCTGGCCGGGTTGCCGTCGTTGGCGTGGGCGGCGACGTACGTCTCGGTGTAGCTGCTGGCCGTGAGCGTGCGCCCGGCGGCGAGGTTCACCGAGGACTCCGCCGCCGCCCGGACCTCC comes from Streptomyces sp. Mut1 and encodes:
- a CDS encoding GNAT family N-acetyltransferase produces the protein MTQLPGPRPYHPGDRAALSDICIRTAAGGDDVRHLYPDPELVPSIFATPYAVLEPDLTFVLDDGTGRAVGYILGTADTPRFVKQFRERWLPRVEDRYPRPEGPPRSPTDEMASLLHDPERMVLPELAAHPAHLHIDLLPDWQRKGYGRDLMRTFLAALNTRGVAGVHLSMLTANTPARAFYDRLGFSEIHVPDPGPVTYLVRGTKADL
- a CDS encoding carbohydrate ABC transporter permease, whose product is MSAPTLSPRKATRPRPGHSGPARRDSAREEFLRAVRRNISAHGFLIGAVLCFSLFSWYPMVREFILAFQKNEDGKTTWAGWSNLTYVFNDPAFWQAWRNTLLFTVLALLLGFLVPFVIAVVLNEFRHGQGYLRLLVYLPVMLPPVASVLLFKYFYDPGYGLFNRILAIFHLPEQQWLQDTTTSMLSVVIAATWMNMGGATLIYLAALQGIPGELYEAAELDGAGLLRKIWHVTIPQTRLILSLLLLMQIIATMQVFTEPFLLTNGAGPEGSTTTVVYLIYQYAFNFNNYGSAAALGLVLLVVLAGFSAVYVRLSRSSED
- a CDS encoding carbohydrate ABC transporter permease, whose translation is MASNTLVSRRGSTARKSARRGNEGAADRSRQRTLISPAQLGRRRGKVFYWVVFALVMVLFTVVFLGPLYWMVTGGLKTTQEVVQSPPTAFPSSIHTENYKQAWTVMDLSRLLFNTLYYAFGALAFQLIFDVAAAYSLSKLRPVFGKVILGMMLATLMIPATVLVVPQYLTVLDVPVFQRNLVNSPWAIWLPSVTNAFNIFLLKRFFDSIPGELLDAAAMDGASPLRTLRSIVLPISRPILGVVSIFAVVGVWKDFLWPMLTLPDPNKQTLNVGIYSLASGVPENVLIAALTIASIPTLLIFLIFQRNIMSGLTAGGLKG
- a CDS encoding cupin; the encoded protein is MDAPNDLNALAAEHLAAARTSPHGRSAHLLLHQDPLRQTVIALTSGSALDEHNAPPAASLQVLRGSVRLTAASGDVELAPGRLHPIPQERHGLLALEDAVVLLTAVNP
- a CDS encoding ABC transporter substrate-binding protein; the encoded protein is MRERTGWQFTDDRGQLAARDERPQRVLAYIQAGATLWDHGIRPAGLFGSGHDDPAAPDAAKTGSLPLDEIAYAGAGPTLDVDALLRGAPDLVVAVSYGGGQVYGLDPETAKHLEGHVPVVVIDVGQARTLAEIGERFAQLARSLGAEEPAAATRELDAARNRLRALNAGGDGPTVLALSPAGQEQAHLARPRMWPELRVLSELGVNLVEPAEGPGANWSTTAYTEAAGLRPAVVLADIRSNATPLDELRSNAGWTAVAGAARVVPWNPEPVCSAHAHARFLELVADALEN
- a CDS encoding beta-ketoacyl-[acyl-carrier-protein] synthase family protein, with translation MAREKDTTVVTGLGLVTPVGADEDAFWAGLCAGRSVARHCTELAGLPADFACRADGSDLDEAVGGRAGWRMARFVKLALVAARRAVADAGLRPPGWDGDRVGVVLGVGVGGVTALVDNVRRLDSGGPQAVSPLLAPMMMPNAAAGEIAIDLGARGPSLAPATACASGATALATAHDLLATGRCDIVIAGGAESVLTPLVVTAFAQMGALSTRTADPSAASRPFAADRDGFVLGEGAAVLVLERSGHAAARGGRARAVLAGAGAATDAHHPTAPDPGGHGARRAVEAALDGAGWAAHEVDHINAHGTSTPLNDAMEAGLIARLFPHRPSVTAPKGVIGHTLAAGGAIEAAATVLTLEHGVVPPIANLEAPPTEWDIDCVTKQPRHQRVERAVSHSFGFGGHNVALAFEHIRHAGR
- a CDS encoding extracellular solute-binding protein; this encodes MRSAGLRRTRRISRASAAALVTALALTSLASCGTSSSKDDDSSSSSKGSSDPSAPLDPKTKVTISIDCMPPAAKAAELREWNEDIKTFNEKYPNVTINGKSTPGQCNEPPRFTAMLKGKSQPDVFYAYFSDLQQVLDNDGAEDISAYVTDKTVPALKDIQTQVVDVARKDGKLYGLPTSNYTMGLMINRKLFTEAGLDPNKPPATWEEVRTAAKKIAGLGKGISGYGEYSAGNNGGWHFAATQFGLGGDVVDASGKKAAFNDANGKQVLQQLHDMRWEDDSMGKTQLLKWGDLQKQIASDKLGMFLAAPDDIAYMVQQLGAEYETFGLGPIPGAEGTLFGGNNYLIKKGSSPDQIKAAIAWLNFKNLTPGKGQFDWARTKADKLPVGLPQPNFFLGESKTKDDAARAENATMPVENFKAFMDNPVPGKAEPPKAQEIYKILDNAMSGVLTNKNADVDKLLSTAEKQVNQVLANQ
- a CDS encoding glycoside hydrolase family 13 protein, whose translation is MAANRPSEATAHWWRDAAIYQIYVRSFADGDGDGTGDLAGVRAKLPYLVELGVDALWFTPWYLSPLADGGYDVADYRTIDPAFGTLAEAEKLIAEARELGIRTIIDIVPNHVSDQHAWFRAALEAGSGSPERDLFHFRKGRGANGEIPPNDWVSEFGGTPWTRLEDGEWYLHLFATQQPDLNWAHPAVRQEHEDVLRFWFERGVAGVRIDSAALLAKDPALPDFVIGTDPHPFVDRDELHDIYRSWRAIADEYGGVFVGEVWLPDTERFARYLRPDELHTAFNFNFLACPWEAGLLRTAIDDTLAEHASVGAPATWVLCNHDVTRTVTRYGRAETGFDFAAKTFGTPTDLALGTRRARAAALLSLALPGAAYLYQGEELGLPEADIPLDRIQDPMHFRKNGTDPGRDGCRVPLPWAAGEPYAGFGATTDPWLPQPDGWSGYAADVQNTDPDSMLGLYREALRLRRAEPGFGTGGEPGIQRLTWLDAAPGVLAFARTDGLLCVVNLAADAAALPPHSALLLASGPLDETGRLPQDTAVWLRA